From the genome of Psychrilyobacter atlanticus DSM 19335, one region includes:
- a CDS encoding glycine/betaine/sarcosine/D-proline family reductase selenoprotein B, with the protein MEKKFKVVYYLNQFFGQIGGEDKAGMKPQFIEGNVGPATAFDALLKGEGEVVGTVICGDNYFNEKKEDAMAQISKMIKDAKPDIVVTGPAFNAGRYGMACGEIAKYVIEELKIPAITGMYIENPAVELCKAKVIVAETGASAGGMRKALKSMAAIVKKIVAGEELGLPKEDGYIPQGKRKTIFVEKRGSERAVDMLLDRLNGREFTTELPMPVFDTVDPADAIKDITKATIALITTGGMVPKGNPDRIQSASAQIWGRYDINEFDSLKEAGFITIHGGFDPVYANEDPDRVAPLAMLKKLEAEGQIGKVEKYFYTTTGTGTSVGNAVKFGKEMGELLKADGVDGVIMTSTUGTCTRCGATILKEIERFGIAVVHMSTITTISKSVGANRIVPTIAIPHPVGNPKLSSKEEGELKYSLVKRAVDALSTEVSGITEFE; encoded by the coding sequence ATGGAAAAAAAGTTTAAAGTAGTATATTATTTGAATCAGTTTTTTGGTCAAATAGGTGGAGAAGATAAAGCAGGAATGAAGCCTCAATTTATAGAGGGAAATGTAGGACCGGCAACGGCTTTTGATGCTTTATTAAAAGGAGAGGGAGAAGTAGTTGGAACTGTAATTTGTGGAGATAACTATTTCAATGAAAAAAAAGAAGATGCTATGGCACAGATTAGTAAAATGATAAAAGACGCTAAACCAGACATAGTTGTAACAGGGCCAGCTTTCAATGCAGGAAGATATGGGATGGCGTGTGGAGAAATTGCCAAATATGTGATAGAGGAATTAAAAATTCCAGCAATAACAGGAATGTATATTGAAAACCCGGCAGTTGAACTTTGCAAAGCTAAAGTTATAGTTGCTGAAACAGGGGCTTCGGCCGGTGGTATGCGTAAAGCTTTAAAATCAATGGCAGCAATTGTGAAAAAAATAGTAGCTGGAGAAGAATTAGGATTACCTAAAGAAGATGGGTATATTCCTCAAGGGAAGAGAAAAACAATCTTTGTAGAGAAAAGAGGATCTGAAAGAGCTGTAGATATGCTTTTAGACAGATTAAATGGAAGAGAATTTACAACAGAACTTCCAATGCCTGTGTTTGATACAGTAGATCCGGCAGATGCGATTAAAGATATAACTAAGGCGACTATTGCTTTAATTACAACTGGTGGAATGGTACCAAAAGGTAACCCAGACAGGATTCAATCAGCCAGTGCCCAAATATGGGGAAGATATGATATAAATGAATTTGATAGTCTCAAGGAAGCAGGATTTATTACTATTCATGGAGGGTTTGACCCTGTGTATGCAAATGAAGATCCAGATAGAGTAGCACCTCTTGCAATGTTAAAAAAACTTGAAGCTGAAGGTCAAATAGGAAAAGTAGAGAAATATTTCTATACGACTACAGGAACAGGAACATCTGTAGGGAATGCCGTTAAGTTTGGAAAAGAGATGGGTGAGTTACTCAAAGCAGATGGTGTGGATGGAGTAATCATGACTTCTACCTGAGGAACTTGTACTCGTTGCGGTGCAACGATCTTGAAAGAAATAGAAAGATTTGGAATAGCGGTAGTTCATATGTCTACAATTACCACTATATCTAAATCAGTAGGTGCAAATAGAATTGTTCCGACTATTGCAATACCACATCCAGTAGGAAACCCAAAACTTTCTTCTAAGGAAGAGGGAGAATTAAAATATAGTCTTGTAAAAAGAGCCGTAGATGCTTTATCTACAGAGGTTTCTGGTATAACTGAATTTGAATAA